A region from the Canis lupus dingo isolate Sandy chromosome 9, ASM325472v2, whole genome shotgun sequence genome encodes:
- the LOC112655648 gene encoding membrane primary amine oxidase isoform X3, whose translation MTYVPTAVPWSPEHQMQRLQVTRKLLETEEQATFPLGGTPPRYVYLASNHSNKWGHPRGYRIQLLSFAGEPLPQNSSLERAFSWGRYQLAVTQRKEEEPSSTSIYNLNDPWTPTVDFTDFINNETIAGQDLVAWVTAGFLHIPHAEDVPNTVTVGNAVGFFLRPYNFFDQDPSFDSADSVYFQGNQDAGACEVNPLACLPQSAACAPDLPAFSHGGFSHN comes from the exons ATGACCTATGTCCCCACGGCGGTACCCTGGAGCCCCGAACACCAGATGCAGAGGCTGCAGGTGACCAGGAAGCTTCTGGAGACTGAGGAGCAGGCCACCTTCCCCCTGGGGGGCACCCCACCCCGTTACGTGTACCTGGCCAGCAACCACAGCAACAAGTGGGGTCATCCACGGGGCTACCGCATCCAGTTGCTCAGCTTTGCAGGGGAGCCGCTGCCCCAGAACAGCTCCCTGGAGAGAGCCTTCAGCTGGGGGAG GTACCAGCTGGCCGTAACGCAGCGGAAGGAAGAAGAgcccagcagcaccagcatctACAATTTGAATGACCCTTGGACTCCCACTGTGGATTTCACTGACTTCATCAATAATGAGACCATTGCAGGGCAG GACTTGGTGGCCTGGGTGACAGCTGGTTTCCTGCACATCCCTCATGCAGAAGATGTTCCCAACACGGTGACTGTGGGCAACGCTGTGGGCTTCTTCCTCCGACCCTACAACTTCTTTGACCAGGACCCCTCCTTCGATTCTGCAGACTCTGTCTATTTCCAGGGGAACCAGGATGCCGGGGCCTGCGAGGTCAACCCCCTGGCTTGCCTTCCTCAGTCTGCTGCCTGTGCCCCAGACCTCCCTGCCTTCTCCCACGGGGGCTTCTCTCACAACTAG
- the LOC112655648 gene encoding membrane primary amine oxidase isoform X2 translates to MCPSGLLPSSTAQRPGNSRDSKTHPAPRSHCLLSFYFHFFVRIPERKDSTGDLIMAVFIILCLCSVLVTGMGEGGREKGVERECEPGQPLHCPAVSPSAQPWTHPGQSQLFADLSREELTAVMSFLTQQLGPGLVDAAQARPTDNCVFSVELHLPPKAAALAHLDRGSPPPAREALAIVFFGGQPQPNVSELVVGPLPHPTHLRDVTVERHGGPLPYHRRPVLIREYLDIDQLIFDRELPQAAGLLHHCCFYKRQGRNLVTMNTAPRGLQSGDRATWFGLYYNISGAGFFLHPVGLELLVDHKALDPARWTIQKVFFQGRYYDSLAHLEDQFEAGLVNVVLVPDNGTGGSWSLKSQVPPGPAPPLQFQPQGPRFSVQGSRVSSSLWTFSFGLGAFSGPRIFDIRFQGERLAYEISLQEALAIYGGNSPSALRSRYTDGGFGLGHFSSTLTRGVDCPYLATYVDWHFLLESHTPKTIRDAICVFEQNQGLPLRRHHSDIHSHYFGGLAETVLVVRSVSTMLNYDYVWDMVFHPNGAIEVRLHATGYISSTFLFGAAQSYGNQVGEHTLGTVHTHSAHFKVDLDVGGLENWVWAEDMTYVPTAVPWSPEHQMQRLQVTRKLLETEEQATFPLGGTPPRYVYLASNHSNKWGHPRGYRIQLLSFAGEPLPQNSSLERAFSWGRYQLAVTQRKEEEPSSTSIYNLNDPWTPTVDFTDFINNETIAGQVS, encoded by the exons ATGTGCCCATCAGGCCTCTTGCCCAGCAGCACTGCTCAGAGACCAGGAAACTCCAGAGACTCAAAGACACATCCTGCACCCAGGTCCCATTgtcttttatctttctatttccatttcttcGTAAGGATTCCGGAGCGTAAGGACAGTACAGGAGATTTAATTATGGCTGTCTTCATTATTTTGTGCCTATGTAGTGTTCTGGTGACAGGCATGGGTGAaggtggaagagagaaaggagtggaGAGGGAATGTGAACCCGGCCAGCCCCTCCACTGCCccgctgtgtcccccagcgcccagCCCTGGACACACCCCGGCCAGAGCCAGCTGTTTGCAGACCTGAGCCGAGAGGAGCTGACAGCTGTGATGAGCTTCCTGACCCAGCAGCTAGGGCCAGGCCTGGTGGATGCAGCCCAGGCCCGCCCCACGGACAACTGCGTCTTCTCGGTGGAGCTGCACTTGCCCCCCAAGGCTGCAGCCCTGGCCCACCTGGATAGGGGGAGCCCCCCGCCTGCCCGGGAGGCACTGGCCATCGTCTTCTTTGGTGGACAACCCCAGCCCAATGTGAGTGAGCTGGTGGTGGGGCCGCTGCCTCACCCCACCCACCTGCGGGATGTGACAGTGGAGCGTCATGGGGGCCCCCTGCCCTATCACCGACGCCCCGTGCTGATCCGGGAGTACCTGGACATAGACCAGCTGATCTTCGACAGGGAGCTGCCCCAGGCTGCTGGGCTCCTCCACCACTGCTGCTTCTACAAACGCCAAGGACGGAATCTGGTGACGATGAACACGGCCCCCCGAGGTCTGCAGTCAGGGGACAGGGCCACCTGGTTTGGCCTCTACTACAACATCTCAGGGGCTGGGTTTTTCCTGCATCCCGTGGGGTTGGAGTTGCTGGTAGACCACAAGGCTCTGGACCCTGCCCGCTGGACCATCCAGAAGGTGTTCTTTCAAGGCCGCTACTATGACAGTTTGGCCCATCTGGAGGACCAGTTTGAGGCGGGCCTGGTGAATGTGGTGCTGGTCCCAGACAATGGCACAGGTGGGTCCTGGTCCCTCAAGTCCCAGGTGCCTCCGGGTCCAGCTCCTCCTCTGCAGTTCCAACCCCAGGGCCCCCGTTTCAGTGTCCAGGGCAGTCGAGTGAGCTCCTCATTGTGGACTTTCTCCTTTGGCCTTGGAGCTTTCAGTGGCCCCAGGATCTTTGACATCCGCTTCCAGGGAGAACGACTAGCTTATGAGATCAGCCTCCAAGAGGCCTTGGCCATCTATGGTGGAAATTCTCCTTCTGCTCTGCGAAGCCGGTATACAGATGGTGGATTTGGCTTGGGTCACTTCTCTTCAACTCTGACCCGGGGGGTGGACTGCCCCTACCTGGCCACCTATGTGGACTGGCACTTCCTTCTGGAGTCCCACACCCCCAAGACAATACGGGATGCCATTTGTGTGTTTGAACAGAACCAGGGCCTCCCCTTGAGGCGACACCACTCAGATATCCACTCCCACTATTTTGGGGGCCTTGCAGAGACAGTGCTGGTTGTCAGATCTGTGTCAACCATGCTCAATTATGATTATGTGTGGGATATGGTCTTCCACCCCAATGGGGCCATAGAAGTCCGACTCCATGCCACCGGCTACATCAGCTCAACATTCCTCTTTGGTGCTGCCCAAAGTTATGGGAACCAGGTTGGGGAACACACGCTGGGTACCGTCCACACCCACAGTGCCCACTTCAAGGTGGATCTGGATGTAGGAG GACTAGAGAACTGGGTCTGGGCTGAGGACATGACCTATGTCCCCACGGCGGTACCCTGGAGCCCCGAACACCAGATGCAGAGGCTGCAGGTGACCAGGAAGCTTCTGGAGACTGAGGAGCAGGCCACCTTCCCCCTGGGGGGCACCCCACCCCGTTACGTGTACCTGGCCAGCAACCACAGCAACAAGTGGGGTCATCCACGGGGCTACCGCATCCAGTTGCTCAGCTTTGCAGGGGAGCCGCTGCCCCAGAACAGCTCCCTGGAGAGAGCCTTCAGCTGGGGGAG GTACCAGCTGGCCGTAACGCAGCGGAAGGAAGAAGAgcccagcagcaccagcatctACAATTTGAATGACCCTTGGACTCCCACTGTGGATTTCACTGACTTCATCAATAATGAGACCATTGCAGGGCAGGTCAgctga
- the LOC125752077 gene encoding membrane primary amine oxidase isoform X2: protein MTYVPTAVPWSPEHQMQRLQVTRKLLETEEQAAFPLGGTPPRYVYLASNHSNKWGHPRGYRIQLLSFAGEPLPQNSSLERAFSWGRYQLAVTQRKEEEPSSTSIYNQNDPRAPTVDFADFINNETIAGEDLVAWVTAGFLHIPHAEDVPNTVTVGNAVGFFLRPYNFFDQDPSFDSADSVYFQGNQDAGACEVNPLACLPQSAACAPDLPAFSHGGFSHN from the exons ATGACCTATGTCCCCACGGCGGTACCCTGGAGCCCCGAACACCAGATGCAGAGGCTGCAGGTGACCAGGAAGCTTCTGGAGACTGAGGAGCAGGCCGCCTTCCCCCTGGGGGGCACTCCACCCCGTTACGTGTACCTGGCCAGCAACCACAGCAACAAGTGGGGTCATCCACGGGGCTACCGCATCCAGTTGCTCAGCTTTGCAGGGGAGCCGCTGCCCCAGAACAGCTCCCTGGAGAGAGCCTTCAGCTGGGGGAG GTACCAGCTGGCTGTGACCCAGCGGAAGGAAGAGGAgcccagcagcaccagcatctACAATCAGAACGACCCTCGGGCCCCCACTGTGGATTTCGCTGACTTCATCAACAATGAGACCATTGCTGGAGAG GACTTGGTGGCCTGGGTGACAGCTGGTTTCCTGCACATCCCTCATGCAGAAGATGTTCCCAACACGGTGACTGTGGGCAACGCTGTGGGCTTCTTCCTCCGACCCTACAACTTCTTTGACCAGGACCCCTCCTTCGATTCTGCAGACTCTGTCTATTTCCAGGGGAACCAGGATGCCGGGGCCTGCGAGGTCAACCCCCTGGCTTGCCTTCCTCAGTCTGCTGCCTGTGCCCCAGACCTCCCTGCCTTCTCCCACGGGGGCTTCTCTCACAACTAG
- the LOC125752077 gene encoding membrane primary amine oxidase isoform X1, which yields MNQKTTLVLLALAVITIFALVCVLLAGRGGDGGEPGQPLHCPAVSPSAQPWTHPGQSQLFADLSREELTAVMSFLTQQLGPGLVDAAQARPSDNCVFSVELHLPPKAAALAHLDRGSPPPAREALAIVFFGGQPQPNVSELVVGPLPHPTHLRDVTVEHHGGPLPYHRRPVLIREYLDIDQLIFDRELPQAAGLLHHCCFYKRQGRNLVTMTTAPRGLQSGDRATWFGLYYNISGAGFFLHPVGLELLVDHKALDPARWTIQKVFFQGRYYDSLAHLEDQFEAGLVNVVLVPDNGTGGSWSLKSQVPPGPAPPLQFLPQGPRFSVQGSRVSSSLWTFSFGLGAFSGPRIFDIRFQGERLAYEISLQEALAIYGGNSPAAMLTRYIDGSFGMGKYSTPLTRGVDCPYLATYVDWHFLLESHTPKTIRDAICVFEQNQGLPLRRHHSDFYSHYFGGLAETVLILRSVSTLLNYDYLWDMVFHPNGAIEVRLHATGYISSAFLFGAARRYGNQVREHTLGTVHTHSAHFKVDLDVGGLENWVWAEDMTYVPTAVPWSPEHQMQRLQVTRKLLETEEQAAFPLGGTPPRYVYLASNHSNKWGHPRGYRIQLLSFAGEPLPQNSSLERAFSWGRYQLAVTQRKEEEPSSTSIYNQNDPRAPTVDFADFINNETIAGEDLVAWVTAGFLHIPHAEDVPNTVTVGNAVGFFLRPYNFFDQDPSFDSADSVYFQGNQDAGACEVNPLACLPQSAACAPDLPAFSHGGFSHN from the exons ATGAACCAGAAGACCACTCTGGTGCTCCTTGCTCTGGCTGTCATCACCATTTTTGCCTTGGTGTGTGTCCTACTAGCTGGCAGGGGAGGAGATGGGGGTGAACCTGGCCAGCCCCTCCACTGCCccgctgtgtcccccagcgcccagCCCTGGACACACCCCGGCCAGAGCCAGCTGTTTGCAGACCTGAGCCGAGAGGAGCTGACAGCTGTGATGAGCTTCCTGACCCAGCAGCTAGGGCCAGGCCTGGTGGATGCAGCCCAGGCCCGCCCCTCGGACAACTGCGTCTTCTCGGTGGAGCTGCACTTGCCCCCCAAGGCTGCAGCCCTGGCCCACCTGGATAGGGGGAGCCCCCCGCCTGCCCGGGAGGCACTGGCCATCGTCTTCTTTGGTGGACAACCCCAGCCCAATGTGAGTGAGCTGGTGGTGGGGCCGCTGCCTCACCCCACCCACCTGCGGGATGTGACAGTGGAGCATCATGGGGGCCCCCTGCCCTATCACCGACGCCCCGTGCTGATCCGGGAGTACCTGGACATAGACCAGCTGATCTTCGACAGGGAGCTGCCCCAGGCTGCTGGGCTCCTCCACCACTGCTGCTTCTACAAACGCCAAGGACGGAATCTGGTGACAATGACCACGGCCCCCCGAGGTCTGCAGTCAGGGGACAGGGCCACCTGGTTTGGCCTCTACTACAACATCTCAGGGGCTGGGTTTTTCCTGCATCCCGTGGGGTTGGAGTTGCTGGTAGACCACAAGGCTCTGGACCCTGCCCGCTGGACCATCCAGAAGGTGTTCTTTCAAGGCCGCTACTATGACAGTTTGGCCCATCTGGAGGACCAGTTTGAGGCGGGCCTGGTGAATGTGGTGCTGGTCCCAGACAATGGCACAGGTGGGTCCTGGTCCCTCAAGTCCCAGGTGCCTCCGGGTCCAGCTCCTCCTCTGCAGTTCCTACCCCAGGGTCCCCGTTTCAGTGTCCAGGGCAGTCGAGTGAGCTCCTCATTGTGGACTTTCTCCTTTGGCCTTGGAGCTTTCAGTGGCCCCAGGATCTTTGACATCCGCTTCCAGGGAGAACGACTAGCTTATGAGATCAGCCTCCAAGAGGCCTTGGCCATCTATGGTGGAAATTCCCCTGCAGCAATGCTGACCCGCTATATCGATGGCAGCTTTGGCATGGGCAAGTACTCCACTCCCCTGACCCGGGGGGTGGACTGCCCCTACCTGGCCACCTATGTGGACTGGCACTTCCTTCTGGAGTCCCACACCCCCAAGACAATACGGGATGCCATTTGTGTGTTTGAACAGAACCAGGGCCTCCCCTTGAGGCGACACCACTCAGATTTCTACTCCCACTATTTTGGGGGCCTTGCAGAGACAGTGCTAATCCTCAGATCTGTATCCACCTTGCTCAATTATGACTACCTGTGGGATATGGTCTTCCACCCCAATGGGGCCATAGAAGTCCGACTCCATGCCACCGGCTACATCAGCTCAGCATTCCTCTTTGGCGCTGCCCGAAGGTATGGGAACCAGGTCAGAGAGCACACCCTAGGTACCGTCCACACCCACAGCGCCCACTTCAAGGTGGATCTGGATGTAGGAG GACTAGAGAACTGGGTCTGGGCTGAGGACATGACCTATGTCCCCACGGCGGTACCCTGGAGCCCCGAACACCAGATGCAGAGGCTGCAGGTGACCAGGAAGCTTCTGGAGACTGAGGAGCAGGCCGCCTTCCCCCTGGGGGGCACTCCACCCCGTTACGTGTACCTGGCCAGCAACCACAGCAACAAGTGGGGTCATCCACGGGGCTACCGCATCCAGTTGCTCAGCTTTGCAGGGGAGCCGCTGCCCCAGAACAGCTCCCTGGAGAGAGCCTTCAGCTGGGGGAG GTACCAGCTGGCTGTGACCCAGCGGAAGGAAGAGGAgcccagcagcaccagcatctACAATCAGAACGACCCTCGGGCCCCCACTGTGGATTTCGCTGACTTCATCAACAATGAGACCATTGCTGGAGAG GACTTGGTGGCCTGGGTGACAGCTGGTTTCCTGCACATCCCTCATGCAGAAGATGTTCCCAACACGGTGACTGTGGGCAACGCTGTGGGCTTCTTCCTCCGACCCTACAACTTCTTTGACCAGGACCCCTCCTTCGATTCTGCAGACTCTGTCTATTTCCAGGGGAACCAGGATGCCGGGGCCTGCGAGGTCAACCCCCTGGCTTGCCTTCCTCAGTCTGCTGCCTGTGCCCCAGACCTCCCTGCCTTCTCCCACGGGGGCTTCTCTCACAACTAG
- the LOC112655648 gene encoding membrane primary amine oxidase isoform X1 — MCPSGLLPSSTAQRPGNSRDSKTHPAPRSHCLLSFYFHFFVRIPERKDSTGDLIMAVFIILCLCSVLVTGMGEGGREKGVERECEPGQPLHCPAVSPSAQPWTHPGQSQLFADLSREELTAVMSFLTQQLGPGLVDAAQARPTDNCVFSVELHLPPKAAALAHLDRGSPPPAREALAIVFFGGQPQPNVSELVVGPLPHPTHLRDVTVERHGGPLPYHRRPVLIREYLDIDQLIFDRELPQAAGLLHHCCFYKRQGRNLVTMNTAPRGLQSGDRATWFGLYYNISGAGFFLHPVGLELLVDHKALDPARWTIQKVFFQGRYYDSLAHLEDQFEAGLVNVVLVPDNGTGGSWSLKSQVPPGPAPPLQFQPQGPRFSVQGSRVSSSLWTFSFGLGAFSGPRIFDIRFQGERLAYEISLQEALAIYGGNSPSALRSRYTDGGFGLGHFSSTLTRGVDCPYLATYVDWHFLLESHTPKTIRDAICVFEQNQGLPLRRHHSDIHSHYFGGLAETVLVVRSVSTMLNYDYVWDMVFHPNGAIEVRLHATGYISSTFLFGAAQSYGNQVGEHTLGTVHTHSAHFKVDLDVGGLENWVWAEDMTYVPTAVPWSPEHQMQRLQVTRKLLETEEQATFPLGGTPPRYVYLASNHSNKWGHPRGYRIQLLSFAGEPLPQNSSLERAFSWGRYQLAVTQRKEEEPSSTSIYNLNDPWTPTVDFTDFINNETIAGQDLVAWVTAGFLHIPHAEDVPNTVTVGNAVGFFLRPYNFFDQDPSFDSADSVYFQGNQDAGACEVNPLACLPQSAACAPDLPAFSHGGFSHN; from the exons ATGTGCCCATCAGGCCTCTTGCCCAGCAGCACTGCTCAGAGACCAGGAAACTCCAGAGACTCAAAGACACATCCTGCACCCAGGTCCCATTgtcttttatctttctatttccatttcttcGTAAGGATTCCGGAGCGTAAGGACAGTACAGGAGATTTAATTATGGCTGTCTTCATTATTTTGTGCCTATGTAGTGTTCTGGTGACAGGCATGGGTGAaggtggaagagagaaaggagtggaGAGGGAATGTGAACCCGGCCAGCCCCTCCACTGCCccgctgtgtcccccagcgcccagCCCTGGACACACCCCGGCCAGAGCCAGCTGTTTGCAGACCTGAGCCGAGAGGAGCTGACAGCTGTGATGAGCTTCCTGACCCAGCAGCTAGGGCCAGGCCTGGTGGATGCAGCCCAGGCCCGCCCCACGGACAACTGCGTCTTCTCGGTGGAGCTGCACTTGCCCCCCAAGGCTGCAGCCCTGGCCCACCTGGATAGGGGGAGCCCCCCGCCTGCCCGGGAGGCACTGGCCATCGTCTTCTTTGGTGGACAACCCCAGCCCAATGTGAGTGAGCTGGTGGTGGGGCCGCTGCCTCACCCCACCCACCTGCGGGATGTGACAGTGGAGCGTCATGGGGGCCCCCTGCCCTATCACCGACGCCCCGTGCTGATCCGGGAGTACCTGGACATAGACCAGCTGATCTTCGACAGGGAGCTGCCCCAGGCTGCTGGGCTCCTCCACCACTGCTGCTTCTACAAACGCCAAGGACGGAATCTGGTGACGATGAACACGGCCCCCCGAGGTCTGCAGTCAGGGGACAGGGCCACCTGGTTTGGCCTCTACTACAACATCTCAGGGGCTGGGTTTTTCCTGCATCCCGTGGGGTTGGAGTTGCTGGTAGACCACAAGGCTCTGGACCCTGCCCGCTGGACCATCCAGAAGGTGTTCTTTCAAGGCCGCTACTATGACAGTTTGGCCCATCTGGAGGACCAGTTTGAGGCGGGCCTGGTGAATGTGGTGCTGGTCCCAGACAATGGCACAGGTGGGTCCTGGTCCCTCAAGTCCCAGGTGCCTCCGGGTCCAGCTCCTCCTCTGCAGTTCCAACCCCAGGGCCCCCGTTTCAGTGTCCAGGGCAGTCGAGTGAGCTCCTCATTGTGGACTTTCTCCTTTGGCCTTGGAGCTTTCAGTGGCCCCAGGATCTTTGACATCCGCTTCCAGGGAGAACGACTAGCTTATGAGATCAGCCTCCAAGAGGCCTTGGCCATCTATGGTGGAAATTCTCCTTCTGCTCTGCGAAGCCGGTATACAGATGGTGGATTTGGCTTGGGTCACTTCTCTTCAACTCTGACCCGGGGGGTGGACTGCCCCTACCTGGCCACCTATGTGGACTGGCACTTCCTTCTGGAGTCCCACACCCCCAAGACAATACGGGATGCCATTTGTGTGTTTGAACAGAACCAGGGCCTCCCCTTGAGGCGACACCACTCAGATATCCACTCCCACTATTTTGGGGGCCTTGCAGAGACAGTGCTGGTTGTCAGATCTGTGTCAACCATGCTCAATTATGATTATGTGTGGGATATGGTCTTCCACCCCAATGGGGCCATAGAAGTCCGACTCCATGCCACCGGCTACATCAGCTCAACATTCCTCTTTGGTGCTGCCCAAAGTTATGGGAACCAGGTTGGGGAACACACGCTGGGTACCGTCCACACCCACAGTGCCCACTTCAAGGTGGATCTGGATGTAGGAG GACTAGAGAACTGGGTCTGGGCTGAGGACATGACCTATGTCCCCACGGCGGTACCCTGGAGCCCCGAACACCAGATGCAGAGGCTGCAGGTGACCAGGAAGCTTCTGGAGACTGAGGAGCAGGCCACCTTCCCCCTGGGGGGCACCCCACCCCGTTACGTGTACCTGGCCAGCAACCACAGCAACAAGTGGGGTCATCCACGGGGCTACCGCATCCAGTTGCTCAGCTTTGCAGGGGAGCCGCTGCCCCAGAACAGCTCCCTGGAGAGAGCCTTCAGCTGGGGGAG GTACCAGCTGGCCGTAACGCAGCGGAAGGAAGAAGAgcccagcagcaccagcatctACAATTTGAATGACCCTTGGACTCCCACTGTGGATTTCACTGACTTCATCAATAATGAGACCATTGCAGGGCAG GACTTGGTGGCCTGGGTGACAGCTGGTTTCCTGCACATCCCTCATGCAGAAGATGTTCCCAACACGGTGACTGTGGGCAACGCTGTGGGCTTCTTCCTCCGACCCTACAACTTCTTTGACCAGGACCCCTCCTTCGATTCTGCAGACTCTGTCTATTTCCAGGGGAACCAGGATGCCGGGGCCTGCGAGGTCAACCCCCTGGCTTGCCTTCCTCAGTCTGCTGCCTGTGCCCCAGACCTCCCTGCCTTCTCCCACGGGGGCTTCTCTCACAACTAG